The DNA window TGGTTGGCAATGATCTGAAGCTGGACAGCGGCGTCGGCGTCTGCGGCAAAGAGGGCCAGAGCGTGCCGGTTGGTGTCGGTCAGCCAACCCTCAAAGTGGATAAACTCACCGTCGGCGGTACTGCCTGATACTTCTCCAATGCGCTTTCGCATCCTGCGAAAGCGCAGATCAACTTAGCGGGTGATTCCGCGCCCGTGCATACCCTGGTAAATTTTTGCCACCTCAACGAAATATTCCGTCAGAGAGTTAATACATACCTGCACCTTCAGAGGGAGTTTGTCCTTCTCGGTATAGAGCGCATAAACCGGGCGCGGATCGGACTGGTAGCTCGGCAGCAGGATCTCCAGTTCGCCACGATTGATCTTCTCGATCACCCACATCAGCGGAACGTAAGCGACGCCGACACCCGCTGTAAGCCAGCGCACCAGGGTCATCGGATCGTTAGTCACAAAGCGTCCCTGTGGGATCAGCTTGGTTGAGATCCCTTCCGGGGCGATGATTTCAAACTCGTTATCCGGGCGGACGCTATACTCAAGCCAGGAGTGGCTGGCAAGATCTGCGGGTTTGTCCGGACATCCCGCCTGATAGAGGTAGCTTTTCGCGGCACAGAGCACCATCGGCATCGACCCCAGGCGACGGGAAAAGAGGCCGGAATCCTGCAAGGCGCCCACGCGAATTACCAGGTCCAGGCCGTCAGCAATGAGATCAGGGGCGGGGATGCCGGTCACCAGGTTTATCGACAACCCGGGATACTCTTTGAGCATTTCGGCGGTAATGCGAGCCAGTACATTCTGTGCCATAGTTGAAGAACAGCCGATGCGCAGCGTACCGATAGGTGTGTTGTTAAAGGCGTATAGCTGTTCATGGACATCCTGGGCTTCGAACAGCATTCGCCGGCAGCCCTGGTAATAGATTTTCCCTGCTTCTGTTAAACCAAGGCTACGAGTGCTGCGGTTGAGCAGCTTAACCTGCAGCTCATCTTCCAGTTTGGCTACAGTCTGACTGATGGAAGAAACGCTCATCTGGAGCTGGCGAGCCGCGGCGGTAAATGAACCTAGTTCAACCACTCTGGCGAAAACGGACATACGTTTTAGTCGTTCCATTATTCACTCTGGCTTAAAAGTGATTTAGATCACACAATATAGATAAGGCTGCAATGATTACGCTAATATACTGTTAGCTACATAATAAATTCATCACAGCTTGTCACCTGTACGCTTCTTATCAAGGTCATCATGAGTCTGTTTCCTGTCATTGTGATTTTCGGCTTGTCGTTTCCGCCGATCTTCTTTGAATTGCTATTGTCTCTAGCCATCTTCTGGCTGGTGCACCGCCTGCTGGTTCCAACCGGCATTTATGATTTTGTCTGGCACCCGGCGCTGTTTAATACCGCGCTATATTGCTGCCTGTTTTATCTGATATCGCGTTTGTTCGTTTGAGGTCGATGTGAAAACACTAACAAGAAATATCCTCCGTACCGCAATCACTGTGATACTGGTTATCCTCGCATTTATCGCGATTTTTCGCGCATGGGTGTATTACACCGCTTCGCCCTGGACGCGCGATGCGCGATTTAGTGCGGATATCGTGGCCATCGCCCCGGATGTCTCAGGGCTGATTTCGCAGGTGGATATTAAGGATAACCAACTGGTTAAGAAAGACCAGGTTTTGTTCGTTATTGACCAACCTCGTTACCAGAAAGCATTAGCCGAAGCTGAAGCCGATGTCTCCTATTACCAGACTTTGGCGCAGGAGAAGCGCGTTGAGGCTGGTCGCCGTAACCGTCTTGGCGTGCAGGCGATGTCTCGCGAAGAAATAGACCAGGCGAACAACGTACTGCAAACCGTTGAGCATCAGTTGGCGAAAGCGACGGCGAACCGCGACCTGGCGAAGCTCGATCTGGATCGCACGGTGATCCGCGCCCCGGCAGACGGCTGGGTGACTAACCTGAACGTCTATAGTGGTGAGTTTATTACCCGGGGTTCTACCGCGGTGGCCCTGGTGAAACAGAACTCTTTCTATGTCATGGCTTATCTTGAAGAGACTAAACTTGAGGGAGTGCGTCCAGGCTATCGTGCTGAAATCACCCCTCTGGGAAGCGGGCACACGATTAAAGGTACCGTGGACAGCATTGCTGCCGGGGTGACCAACGCCAGCAGCAGCAGCGATGCAAAAGGAATGGCCTCTATCGATTCCAATCTTGAATGGGTACGCCTGGCGCAACGTGTGCCGGTACGTATTCATCTTGATCAGCAGCAGGGGAACCTCTGGCCTGCGGGAACCACCGCGACGGTTGTCATTACAGGCAAAGAAGATCGCGATACTAGCCAGGCAAATTTCTTCCAGAAACTGGCTATGCGCCTGCGTGAGTTCGGTTAATCGTCATGGGGATCTTTAGCATTGAACCCCGGCACCTCCGCTTTGCCGTGAAATTAGCATCTGCGGTAGTGCTGGCGCTATTCGTCGGTTTTCATTTCCAACTGGAAACGCCGCGTTGGGCGGTGCTCACTGCGGCTATTGTCGCCGCTGGCCCGGCTTTTGCTGCCGGGGGAGAACCCTATTCTGGTGCGATTCGCTATCGCGGAATGCTGCGTATTGTCGGCACCTTTATTGGTTGTATAGCCGCGCTTGCGATCATCATTGTAATGATCCGCGCTCCGCTGCTGATGATGCTGGTCTGCTGCCTGTGGGCGGGCTTTTGTACCTGGATCTCATCACTGGTGCGTGTCGAGAACTCCTATGCCTGGGGACTGGCGGGCTATACCGCACTTATCATCATCATTACCATTCACGCAGAGCCGATGCTGGCACCGCAGTTTGCCGTCGAACGATGCAGTGAGATTGTTGTTGGTATCGTCAGCGCTATCTTAGCCGACCTGCTGTTTTCACCGCGTTCGATTAAAAAAGAGATCGATCTTGAGTTGGATAATCTGCTGATTGATCAATATCGCCTGATGCAGCTTTGCGTGGCGCATGGCGATAAAGAAGAAGTCGATAAAGCCTGGAGCGCGATGGTACGCCGTACTAACGCGCTGGAAGGTATGCGTGGGAACCTGATTATGGAGTCCTCGCGCTGGGCAAAAGTGAATCAGCGCCTGAAGGCGATCAATACTCTTTCTCTGACCCTGATTACCCAAGCTTGCGAAACCTACCTGATTCAAAATACGCGCCCTGAAATGGTCACCGATGACTATCGTGAACTGTTTGCTGAACCAGTTGAAACCGTGCAGGACGTTCACCGGCAACTAAAACGGATGCGCCGCTTTCTGACCTGGAAGGGGGAGCATAATACCCCGGTGACGATTTACAGTTGGGTGGGAGCCGCGACGCGCTATCTGTTATTGAAACGCGGAGTGGTCAGCAATACCAAAATCAGCCGTATTGAAAATGAAGTTCTTCAGGGCGAAGTGGTGGTTAAGGCTGAATCTGCTGAGCGCCATCATGCGATGGTTAACTTTTGGCGTACATCTATCTCCTGTATTCTCGGGACACTGTTCTGGCTGTGGACTGGCTGGACTTCGGGTAGTGGGGCGATGGTCATGATTGCGGTGGTCACCGCGCTGGCGATGCGTTTGCCTAATCCCCGGATGGTGGCTATCGATTTCCTCTACGGCACGTTGGCTGCTTTACCGTTGGGTGCGCTGTTTTTCCTCGTGATTATGCCCGCGACGCAGCAAAGCATGCTGCTGCTGTGTATTAGCCTTGCCGTGATGGCGTTCTTTATCGGCATTGAGGTGCAAAAGCGGCGTTTGGGCTCGCTGGGGGCGCTGGCCAGTACAATCAATATTCTGGTGCTCGATAACCCGATGAAGTTTGAGTTTAGCCAGTTCCTTGATAGCGCTTTAGGGCAGATCGTGGGGTGTTTCCTCGCGCTGATGGTGATCTTGCTGGTCCGCGATAATTCACAGGCACGTACCGGACGCGTGCTATTAAACCAGTTTGTATCGGCAGCGGTTTCGTCGCTGACGACCAATACGGCGCGACGCAAGGAGAACCATCTGCCGGCGCTGTATCGCCAACTTTTTTTACTGCTGAATAAGTTCCCTGGCGATATCGCGCGTTTTCGTCTGGCGCTGACCTTGATTATTGCCCATCAACGTCTGCGTGATGCACCTGTACCGATAAACGACGACCTGTCTGCATTTCATCGGCAGCTACGGCGTACAGCCGATCGCGTTATTTCTGCCGGTAGCGATGATAAACGTCGATATTATTTCGCCAGACTGTTAGATGAACTCAATATCTATCAGGAAAAGCTACAGCACTGGGAAGCATCACCGCAGGTGACGGAACCCGTGCGCAGGCTGGTGGAGATGCTGCATAAATACCAGCATGTACTGATCAATAGCTAACCGCCTGAACCGCTGCGTTATAGGTTGATATAGCGGGTTTTATGGCTGGATAAGGCGCTAACACCCACCTGGCGATAAGCAGCGTAGATGCTTTAGCATTTGATGAAGCGGAAGAAGGGCTGGAAGGGAACTCGCGTTTTAACGCACGACAGAGACAAAAAAAAGCCCCCAACAGGCGGGGGCAAGTCGTCAGATGAGACGACGAGGGTTTATTTGTACAGCTCAGCAGTAGCATGCCAGCTGTCACCAGTACGGGCTTCAATAATACGGTAGCTGCTGGCGCCTTCTTTCTCGGCTTTAGCCGCCAGTTCCTGACGCATATCCATTGGGGCGCTACCTACTTGAGAAACGGAAACGGTACCCATAGATTGCAGATTTTGTGCCTGCTCAGCGTTAACTTGATTGACAGCAGCGTTCGCGCCAAAAGAGAGTACGGAAGCAAGGCCCAGGGATGCGATGATAATTGCGCTTTTCATAATCTTTACTCCAATCATATTGTTTGCAGCGGCGGGAGGTTGCAATGCACTCAGGCCGCTGGGGATATTCTACATTTCAGCTAATGACCGAAAATTGTTAAATCTTATTTATAAAGCTCTGCAGTTGCATGCCAGTGGTCACCAGTACGCGCTTCAATGATGCGATAGGAGGAAGCGCCTTCTTCTTGAGCTTTCTTATTCAGCATTTCGTGCATATCCATCGGGGAAGCACTTACCGCGCCGACGGAAATAGTGCCGATTGCCTGACGGCCTTGAGCCTGTTCGCTGTTAATAGAATCAGCGGCAAAAGCGCCGAAAGACAGAACGGAAAGGATGCTTAATGCTGCTACAGTGGTTTTGATTTTCATGATGTTCACCTCGTCGAATCTTATTGTTGGGGGTCTTTGTTTCGTGACCCTCATCACAAAATCAAGTATACACTAATCACTGAAAATATTAATACCGTGCTAATTGTTGTTCTTGTAAATAATTACAAAGAAATGTCTTCTTTATAACGTATAAGAATTAGAAATGTCAGGCTTTGGTCATGAATGACTTTTATAGTTAATAAAATCATATGGATAGTATGATTTGATCTTTTGTGCGCTTCAGGGATATTCATTAGGTAAAGGAATGTATAGAAGTGGAAAAACACACTAAATGTTAAAAAAATGCTGATTTTTTGAGAGGGAACCCTCTGGAGTTAACCAGAGGGAAGAAGCTTAGAGTTCCTGTTCAAACAGGACGAGAATGGCATCATGCAGATCTTTAACGCTAAAACCTCTGGCTGGGGTGGTAAAGATAGTATCGTCACCTGCAATGCTGCCAAGAATACCTTCAGCCTTGCCTAAAGAGTCCAGCAGTCTGGCAATCAGCTGTGCTGCGCCAGGGCTGGTATGGATGACGACGACCGAATCGTTATAGTCGATATCCAGCACCAGATTTTTCAGCGGGCTAGAGGTTGTCGGGACGCCAAGCTCGGCAGGCAGGCAGTACACCATCTCCATTTTGGCATTACGCGTACGCACTGCGCCAAATTTCGTGAGCATACGCGAGACTTTCGATTGATTGATATTATCGAAGCCTTCCTCTTGTAGCGCCTGTACGATTTCACCTTGAGAGCTGAATTTTTCTTCTTTAAGCAGCGCTTTGAACGCTTTAACCAGTTCTTCTTGTTTCGCCGAACTTCGCATAAGTCACCCAATTATGGTGGTAAAAACAACATCATTATGCATAACCATGCATTTTTATGCAAATAATCCGCAGGGGAGAAGCGTAAATAATGTTATGAAGGGGGCATATTTTAGCAAAAAACCCTAATAAGGAACATGCCTTCGTCACGGCACGCAAATTGCTACAAAAGTAAATGAAATGTTATTAAATGATGTTGTTCTGCCCAATGCGCTGGGTGTATTGTAACCAACAGTCGATCCGGTACTACGCTTTGCTGGATGGTCAGTCTCAGGGAGGAAAATGCGAAGCTGTTGCATCGCTGCGCACGACCACGCATTCTTCAGCCATAATTATTGTAATTGTTCATCTTGTGAATTAAGGTCCAGGCGACGGAGTAACGAAAGACTATTTTAACCATAATAAGGAGTTTAGGATGAAAGTTGCAGTCCTCGGCGCCGCTGGTGGAATTGGCCAGGCGCTTGCCCTACTACTTAAGACCCAACTGCCTTCAGGTTCAGAACTCTCGTTGTACGACATTGCTCCGGTAACCCCGGGCGTGGCGGTTGATCTTAGCCATATCCCTACCGATGTAAAAATCAAAGGTTTTTCCGGTGAAGACGCAACCCCGGCACTGGAAGGTGCTGATGTGGTGCTGATATCCGCAGGTGTCGCGCGTAAGCCCGGCATGGATCGCTCCGATTTATTTAACGTTAACGCCGGGATTGTGAAAAATCTGGTGCAACAGATCGCCAAAACCTGCCCGCAAGCCTGCGTTGGGATTATTACCAACCCGGTGAATACAACGGTGGCGATTGCGGCCGAAGTGCTGAAAAAAGCTGGCGTTTACGATAAGAACAAGCTGTTTGGCGTCACGACGCTGGATATTATCCGTTCAAATACGTTTGTCGCTGAGCTGAAGGACAAATCTTCATCAGACGTTGAAGTGCCGGTTATTGGCGGCCACTCTGGCGTAACCATTCTTCCTTTATTGTCACAAATTCCTGGCGTGAGCTTTAGCGAACAGGAAATTGCTGATTTGACTAAGCGCATTCAAAACGCCGGAACTGAAGTTGTTGAAGCAAAAGCCGGTGGTGGTTCAGCGACGCTGTCGATGGGCCAGGCTGCAGCGCGATTCGGCCTCTCTTTGGTTCGCGCAATGCAAGGTGAGAAAGGGGTTGTAGAATGTGCTTATGTTGAAGGTGATGGTCAATATGCCCGCTTCTTCTCACAGCCGTTATTGTTGGGTAAAAATGGCGTAGAAGAGCGCCGAACTATTGGCAAACTCAGCGCGTTCGAGCAGCAGGCTCTGGAAGGGATGCTGGATACGTTGAAGAAAGATATCGCCCTCGGCGAAGATTTTGTGAATAAATAACTTTTCACGAAAAGATAAGCCGGAACCTGTTTTCCGGCTTTTTTATGGTTTTCTCCTGCCCCTGAATGACTCAACCTGCTGGTAAATCTGCTAAACTCCCCCGCGTCTTGACCGGTAATAAACGAGGACGTTGTTGCCATGACTGTCAGTTGGTTGCCGGATATTCCTGTACGGCGATATGCAGGGTGATTTTCTTATCGTCACGCATAATCACCACCGGAATTTCCGAACCCGGGCGAATCTCCGCCACCTGATCCATCGTTTCCAGAGCTGACACTGCAGGTTTATCGTTAACCGAAATAATCACGTCGTTGGCGCGAATCCCGGCCTGGGCGGCTGGGCCTTCCGGCGCAACATCATTCACCACGATCCCCTGAAGCTGATCGATGCCGCCTCCGCCCTGAGCATGTAAAGGCGCAATTTCGCGACCGCTGATGCCAATGTAGCCGCGAATGACGCGACCATCGCGGATCAGCTTATCCATGATCTTAGTTGCCAACTGGAAAGGAATAGCAAAACCGATCCCTTCAGGCGTTTCGCCATCGTTACTTTTATCAAATGACAGGGTGTTGATACCCATAAGTTCGCCCAGGGAGTTCACCAGAGCGCCACCGGAGTTACCGTGGTTGATTGAGGCATCGGTTTGCAGGAAGTTCTGGCGTCCGGTCGGGTTCAGGCCGATACGACCGGTGGCACTGATAATCCCCTGGGTAATGGTTTGCCCGAGGTTATAGGGGTTACCAATCGCCAGCACCACGTCACCGATATGCGGCACGCGTTTTGGGTTAATCGGGATGACCGGCAGGCCGCTACTGGCGTTGATTTTTAATACCGCCAGATCGGTGAGGGTATCTGAACCAACCAGCAGCGCTTCAAAAACCCGACCATCCTGCAATGCAACGATTATCTGATCCGCATCGTTGATAACGTGTTTATTCGTCAGAATGTAGCCACGTTGGTCCATTATCACGCCGGAACCAAGAGTCAGTTGATTTTGGCTGGTGTTGTTAAGGGCGCGGTTATACACGTTCACCACTGCAGGTGCGGCGCGGCGCACAGCAGGATTATAGCTGGCGGGGGATTCATCCGCGCTATCGTATTGCGCGGTCGGCGAAAGCTGCCATTGGCGCAGCGAAGGCATAATGGCCAGCAGCAGACCCCCGACGATCAGGCCAATGAGTATTGAACGTAAAAGCTTTCCAGACATGATGCCGATATCGTTGATGGATGGACAGGCGCAGCATAACACGACTTGTCCGGACATCGCACTGCACGCGATGTCCGGAAAGAGGTTTAGCGCAGTAGCAGATAGATACTTTCGTTGCCGCGAATGACGTTCAGCGCAATAACTGCCGGTTTGCTTTCCAGAACTTTCCGCAGTTCAGCGATGGAGTGTACTCGCTCGCGGTTGAGGCCGATAATAATGTCGTCTTTATGCAGACCCGCTTGCGCGGCAGGGCTTCCTTTATCCACGTTATCAATGGCGACGCCTTTGGTCCCATCTTTCATCTGCCCATCGCTTAACGACGCTCCCTGCAAGGCAGGAATGATAAGTTCAGCGCTGGCGGTAGAAGAGGTGCTCTTATCCAGCGTGACCTCGACCTCGACGGGCTTACCATCGCGCAGTAACCCTAGCTTCACTTTGGTCCCCGGTTCGGTGGTGGCAATACGCGAACGGAGTTCGGCAAAGCTGTTAAGCGATTTGCCATTCAAGCTAACGATAACGTCGCCAGATTTGACCCCAGCTTTAGCGGACCCCGAGTTCGGTAGAACCTCGCTGACGAAGGCACCGCGTTGAACATCAAGATTCATCGCTTTGGCGATATCCGCGCTCATTTCCATGCCTTTAATACCCAGCAGGCCGCGTTTGATTTCGCCAAACTGAATAAGCTGCTGAGCGAGGGTTTGTGCCATATTGCTGGGGATGGCGAAACCAATACCGACGCTGCCGCCGCCTGGTGCCAGAATAGCGGTATTAATACCAATCAACTCGCCGTTCAGGTTCAGAAGCGCGCCGCCGGAGTTGCCGCGATTGATGGACGCATCGGTCTGGATAAAGTTTTCCAGCCCTTCCAGGTTCAGGCCGCTGCGGCCCAGAGCTGAAATAATCCCGGAAGTGGCAGTCTGCCCAAGGCCAAATGGGTTACCGACGGCGACGGCGAAATCACCCACCCGAAGTTTATCGGAATCGGCGATAGCGATTTGCGTCAGATTGCTGGGCTTTTGTAATTGCAGCAGGGCGATGTCGCTTTGCTCATCGCTACCGATCAGTTTGGCATCGAACTCACGGCCATCGTTGAGCTGGACGCTAATTTTCTGCGCCTGGTTGATGACGTGATTATTGGTCAACACATAGCCTTTCGCTGCATCGATGATGACGCCAGAACCCAGACCTTCAAACGGCTGCGCCTGCTCTTGTGGGGCATTGTCGCCAAAATACTTCTTCAGCTCTTCCGGCATATTCTGTGCCGGAGATGCCGTACCCTCAACCTGTACGCTCACCACCGCTGGCAACACTTTTTCCAGCATCGGGGCAAGGCTTGGCAATGCGCCCTGGCCCGGTACCTGTGTTGGTAATGACGCTGCAGCCGGAGGTAAGGCGGACAACGACAACCCAATGCTTAACGCTAACGCACTCAACAGCAAAGTCTGTTTCTTCATTAGATGCTGGCTCTCGTAACCTGAGGTGTATGGGAAACGTCCCGAATGGCCTGATGTTATTGAATTTTCGATCAGGTAACAATGTGGTCAATGTTTAAATTGTAGCCGGGATGAGAGATGGAGACGGGCGCTGAAAGGGCGCCCGGACAATATTTTTACTGCCGCTGGAGGATTAGTCGCGCTTCGCGCCACCGCGCAGCAGGCCGGATGCGCCTTCAGAGTAGTCGCGCGGCATCTGGACCGGAGCCTGATCGTTACCGGCTTCTGACTCTTCCAGACGATTACGGAACGGATTGGCGTCCGCCATGCTCGCTGGCAGCAGGTTGCTGGAGCTTTTCGCCATATGCTGATACAGCTGACGGTAGTCATGTGCCATGTTATCGAGTAGCTCAGCGCTGTGAGCAAAATGGCTTACCAGCTCTTCACGGTACTCTTCCAGCTCTGCTTTATTCTTTTCCAGTTCGAATTGCAGCGCCTGTTGTTGGCGTAACTTGCGGTTGCCAAAACGCATTGCCACGGCACCAATGATAATACCGACGACTAGCCCAATTAGCGCATATTCCCAGGTCATGAACATCTCCCGTTGTTTTGTGGTTCCGTAGGGTGGCTGTTAGGCTCTCCGCCTGCGCCCGATAGTGCCACTATAACCGCTAATCCCACAGAAGTGGAATCCTGGCGTATCATCGCGTAGTGTAGAACGGCCTTTTTTTCGTCAATCGTGAGCTACAGCATTACGGTTTTCAAGGAATAACAATAAGATCATGCAAAGCCTGTCGCCAACATCGCGTTACCTTTCCGCTCTCAAAGAGGGCAGTCATCAGCCCGACGACGTTCAGCAAGAGGCGGTTAGCCGCCTTGATGCCATTTACCATGAATTGCAGAATAAGCCGTCTGTCGCGCCGCAAAACAATGGCGGTCTGCGGGCAAAATTCGGCAAGCTGTTGGGCAAGCGCGAGCCGGTTGCCGAAACGGTGGCCGTGCGCGGCCTCTATATGTGGGGGGGCGTAGGAAGGGGGAAAACCTGGTTGATGGATATGTTCTATCAAAGCCTGCCAGGTGAACGTAAACAACGTCTGCATTTTCATCGCTTTATGCTGCGTGTTCATGAAGAATTAACTCATCTGCAAGGGCACAGTGACCCGCTGGAGATCGTTGCCGACCGTTTTAAAGCCGAAACTGACGTGCTCTGTTTCGATGAGTTTTTTGTTTCTGATATTACCGATGCGATGCTGCTGGGCGGCTTGATGAAAGCGCTGTTCGCTCGCGGCATTACCCTGGTAGCCACGTCGAACATCCCTCCTGACGAGCTGTACCGTAATGGCCTCCAGCGCGCCCGTTTCCTGCCCGCTATTGACGCTATTAAACAGCATTGTGATGTAATGAACGTTGATGCTGGTATTGATTACCGTTTGCGCACGCTGACCCAGGCGCACCTGTGGCTGTCGCCGCTCAATACCGAGACTCAGCAACAAATGGATAAGCTTTGGCAGGCTCTGGCGGGCGCGAAGCGTGAGCAGACGCCAACGCTGGAGATAAACCATCGTCCGTTGTTGACATTAGGGGTAGAAAATCAGACCCTGGCGGCTTCGTTTACGACGCTGTGCGTGGATGCGCGCAGCCAGCATGATTATATTGCGCTCTCGCGACTGTTTCATACCGTGATGCTGTTTGATGTGCCGGTGATGACGTCGCTGATGGAAAGCGAGGCGCGGCGGTTTATCGCGTTGGTGGATGAGTTCTATGAACGTCACGTTAAACTGGTGGTCAGCGCAGCGGTGCCCCTGTATGACATTTATCAGGGCGAACGGTTGAAATTCGAGTTTCAACGCTGTCTATCCCGCCTGCAGGAGATGCAGAGCGAGGAGTATTTGAAGCGAGAGCATTTACCGGGGTAAAACCGGGTACAAATCACATAAAGGGGTCGATCTTTGACCCCGACTTCTCTATAATCTTGCGACCCCACGTTACGAGAAGGTTTTTTTCCCAAAACTTTCTATGTGCCGGCATAGGCTATTCGAAGGGGTAGGTTTGCTGGACAATGTCGTGTGAACCTCAACTGACAAAACGTTTGGGTGTTCACCAACGTGTAACTTATTATTTGGGTAAGCTTTTAATGAAAACTTTTACAGCTAAACCAGAAACCGTAAAACGCGACTGGTATGTTGTTGACGCGACCGGTAAAACTCTGGGCCGTCTGGCTTCCGAACTGGCTCTGCGCCTGCGCGGCAAGCATAAAGCGGAATATACTCCGCACGTAGATACCGGTGATTACATCATCGTTCTGAACGCAGAAAAAGTTGCTGTAACCGGCAACAAGCGTGAAGACAAAATGTATTATCACCACACCGGTCATATCGGTGGTATCAAAGAAGCGACCTTTGAAGAGATGATTGCCCGCCGTCCTGAGCGTGTGATTGAAATCGCGGTTAAAGGCATGCTGCCAAAAGGCCCGCTGGGTCGTGCTATGTACCGTAAACT is part of the Klebsiella huaxiensis genome and encodes:
- the rplM gene encoding 50S ribosomal protein L13 — translated: MKTFTAKPETVKRDWYVVDATGKTLGRLASELALRLRGKHKAEYTPHVDTGDYIIVLNAEKVAVTGNKREDKMYYHHTGHIGGIKEATFEEMIARRPERVIEIAVKGMLPKGPLGRAMYRKLKVYAGNEHNHAAQQPQVLDI
- the zapG gene encoding Z-ring associated protein ZapG — encoded protein: MTWEYALIGLVVGIIIGAVAMRFGNRKLRQQQALQFELEKNKAELEEYREELVSHFAHSAELLDNMAHDYRQLYQHMAKSSSNLLPASMADANPFRNRLEESEAGNDQAPVQMPRDYSEGASGLLRGGAKRD
- the zapE gene encoding cell division protein ZapE, yielding MQSLSPTSRYLSALKEGSHQPDDVQQEAVSRLDAIYHELQNKPSVAPQNNGGLRAKFGKLLGKREPVAETVAVRGLYMWGGVGRGKTWLMDMFYQSLPGERKQRLHFHRFMLRVHEELTHLQGHSDPLEIVADRFKAETDVLCFDEFFVSDITDAMLLGGLMKALFARGITLVATSNIPPDELYRNGLQRARFLPAIDAIKQHCDVMNVDAGIDYRLRTLTQAHLWLSPLNTETQQQMDKLWQALAGAKREQTPTLEINHRPLLTLGVENQTLAASFTTLCVDARSQHDYIALSRLFHTVMLFDVPVMTSLMESEARRFIALVDEFYERHVKLVVSAAVPLYDIYQGERLKFEFQRCLSRLQEMQSEEYLKREHLPG